From Sphingobacterium bambusae:
ACATAGCGGTAATCTTCGTCCAAAGCGAGTTTCAACAATTCATGTGCAAAAGTAGGATTAGCGCCAGTGGGGATTTTTCTAAAGTTCCCCTTCAACAGCAATTCCGGAAAAGACTCGCTGCTGGCATAGTGACATTCAAACGCCGCGGCCAATACTTTTCCTATACGCTGAGCAAAAGGCCTAGTCCCATATGTTATTAATAATTTGTGCATTATTTTAGAGTATTTGACCGTCACGCATATGTACGGTGCGGTCGGATATACTAGCCAACTCTTCGTTATGCGTTACAATAATAAAGGTCTGTTGTAGGGATTCCCGGAGCTCGAAGAACAGCTGATGCAGCGAGGCCGCATTTTCTGAATCCAAATTTCCCGAAGGTTCATCCGCCAGCAGAAGAGCGGGACTGTTCATTAGTGCACGTGCTACAGATACACGCTGCTGCTCGCCTCCTGACATCTCGGAAGGTTTATGATCGACACGATGTTTAACGCCCAATCGATCCAATAATTCCATCCCGCGCGACTCCGCTTGTTTGCGGCTTTGACCACGAATGAAGGCAGGAATACATACATTTTCCAATGCTGTAAATTCTGGTAGAAGATGGTGAAATTGGAACACAAAACCAATATGCTCATTTCTGAACAAGCTCATTTTCTTTTGACTAAGCTCTCCAATATCCACATTGTTTATCACCAGTCGTCCACGGTCCGGCTTGTCCAACGTACCGATAATATGGAGTAGCGTGCTCTTCCCTGCGCCGGAAGCACCCACGATAGAAACAATCTCTCCTTTTTCTACGGACAGGTCTACGCCCCGCAAAATAGGCAGCTGCCCATAAGACTTGTGTATTTGACTTGCCTTCAATATCATATTGCGAAGGTAAGGAAAATGAGACGAAATCAGCGCATCAATTCTAGCGGATCCATACACGCAAAAAATAGCACCGATTATCTCGTTTTTTACCAAAGAATTACTTGCCCCTTCCATTTAAAAACCATATTTTTACCACAAATTTTTTAAGATGAATATTCACGAATATCAAGCAAAAGAAATACTTAAAGGTTTTGGTGTAAGGGTTCAGGAAGGAATTCTTGCGGAAACTCCAGAGCAAGCTGTACAGGCTGCACAAAAATTAAAACAAGATTTTAATTCAGACTGGGTGGTAGTAAAAGCACAAATTCACGCTGGTGGCCGTGGTAAAGGCGGTGGCGTTAAATTGGCTAAAAACCACGACGAAGTGCTCGAACGTTCTACAGACATTATCGGCATGCAGTTGGTCACTCCGCAAACTGGA
This genomic window contains:
- a CDS encoding ABC transporter ATP-binding protein — encoded protein: MLKASQIHKSYGQLPILRGVDLSVEKGEIVSIVGASGAGKSTLLHIIGTLDKPDRGRLVINNVDIGELSQKKMSLFRNEHIGFVFQFHHLLPEFTALENVCIPAFIRGQSRKQAESRGMELLDRLGVKHRVDHKPSEMSGGEQQRVSVARALMNSPALLLADEPSGNLDSENAASLHQLFFELRESLQQTFIIVTHNEELASISDRTVHMRDGQIL